The Octadecabacter arcticus 238 genome contains a region encoding:
- the phnE gene encoding phosphonate ABC transporter, permease protein PhnE: MADKIVNVDQTATVGDAYLAQIKKKRLMNFIMLVVFLALLVSGFYTADSRNAGGFWDGIGNIFDFPAAMFGEAIDRAPLMPGYLVEYFPSLIETINIAAASTLIGALLGLVMSLLVTRGFAPVPWLVNPLRRVLDILRAIPEIVIALVLIFMLGGGPVPAMIAIALHSIGALGKLFSEVNENASLKPVEGLASVGANWMQRMWLGVIPQVAPNYLSYALLRFEINIRASAILGFVGAGGIGYDLRNTMSWGVGKYDEAAAIFILLFLTIVAVDQLSGLMRNRLTNGAATPQVTS, from the coding sequence ATGGCAGATAAAATAGTAAACGTTGATCAGACCGCCACGGTAGGTGACGCCTATCTTGCGCAGATCAAGAAAAAACGGCTGATGAATTTCATTATGCTTGTGGTGTTTCTGGCCCTGCTGGTGTCAGGCTTTTACACAGCTGACAGCCGCAATGCGGGTGGCTTTTGGGACGGGATCGGCAACATCTTCGATTTCCCTGCGGCCATGTTTGGCGAGGCAATTGATCGCGCCCCTTTGATGCCCGGATACCTGGTCGAGTACTTCCCGTCCTTGATTGAGACGATCAATATTGCAGCTGCATCAACTCTGATCGGTGCGTTGCTGGGGCTGGTGATGTCACTGCTTGTAACCCGTGGCTTTGCGCCTGTGCCGTGGCTGGTGAACCCGCTGCGACGGGTGCTTGATATCCTTCGGGCCATTCCTGAAATCGTCATCGCACTGGTTCTCATCTTCATGTTGGGCGGCGGACCTGTGCCTGCTATGATCGCGATTGCCCTGCATTCCATAGGTGCCTTGGGCAAACTGTTTTCCGAAGTCAACGAAAACGCGTCACTCAAGCCAGTCGAAGGGCTGGCCTCTGTCGGTGCAAACTGGATGCAAAGGATGTGGCTTGGCGTGATCCCGCAGGTTGCCCCTAATTATCTGAGCTACGCTCTTTTGCGGTTCGAGATCAACATCCGCGCCTCAGCCATTCTGGGCTTCGTCGGCGCAGGCGGTATTGGCTATGATCTTCGCAACACGATGAGCTGGGGCGTGGGCAAATACGACGAGGCCGCCGCTATCTTTATCTTGCTCTTTTTGACCATTGTCGCCGTTGATCAGCTGTCTGGCTTGATGCGCAACCGACTGACCAACGGTGCTGCAACCCCACAAGTGACCTCATGA
- a CDS encoding carbon-phosphorus lyase complex subunit PhnI — MYVAVKGGERAIDNAHAWLAEERRGDTSVPELSVAQIREQMTLAVNRVMAEGSLYDPDLAALAIKQARGDLIEAIFLIRAYRTTLPRFGGSNPIETEDMACDRRVSATFKDAPGGQVLGPTFDYTHRLIDFKLAADGEAGDVAVAEPNTAATPHIMSFLDREDLIQTEPFGEEIPDDLTRTPLELPATRALRLQSLTRGDEGFILGMAYSTQRGYARNHAFVAELRIGAVAVEMDIPELGFAIEIGEITVTECETVNQFQGSKTQPPQFTRGYGLVFGMTERKAISMALVDRALRWKELGEDNLGAPAQDEEFVLYHSDNIQATGFLEHIKLPHYVDFQSELELIRKLRREAQDNISQEAAQ; from the coding sequence ATGTATGTGGCTGTAAAGGGCGGTGAACGCGCCATTGATAATGCTCATGCTTGGCTGGCAGAGGAACGTCGCGGCGACACCTCTGTTCCAGAGCTTAGCGTTGCGCAAATCCGCGAGCAGATGACGCTGGCCGTCAACCGCGTCATGGCGGAAGGTTCGCTTTATGATCCTGATCTTGCCGCGCTCGCGATCAAACAGGCGCGCGGTGATCTGATCGAGGCGATCTTTCTGATCCGCGCCTACCGAACGACCCTGCCGCGTTTTGGTGGATCAAACCCGATTGAGACCGAGGACATGGCCTGTGACAGGCGCGTCTCAGCCACGTTCAAAGATGCGCCCGGCGGACAGGTTCTTGGGCCAACGTTTGATTATACGCATCGTTTGATCGACTTCAAACTGGCCGCCGATGGTGAGGCGGGCGACGTGGCGGTGGCAGAACCGAACACGGCCGCAACGCCCCACATTATGTCCTTTCTGGACCGTGAGGATCTGATTCAGACTGAACCCTTTGGCGAAGAAATCCCCGATGATCTGACCCGCACCCCTTTGGAATTGCCCGCCACTCGCGCCTTGCGTTTGCAATCTCTGACGCGCGGTGATGAGGGATTCATCCTCGGAATGGCCTATTCCACGCAGCGCGGATATGCACGCAACCACGCCTTTGTGGCGGAGTTACGGATCGGGGCCGTAGCCGTTGAGATGGACATTCCCGAGCTTGGGTTCGCTATAGAGATAGGCGAAATCACGGTGACGGAATGCGAAACGGTCAACCAGTTTCAAGGCTCCAAGACCCAGCCACCACAGTTTACGCGCGGCTATGGATTGGTGTTCGGGATGACCGAACGCAAAGCAATTTCCATGGCCTTGGTCGACCGCGCCTTGCGCTGGAAAGAGCTTGGTGAAGACAACCTTGGCGCCCCAGCGCAGGACGAAGAATTTGTTCTTTATCATAGTGATAACATCCAAGCAACGGGCTTCTTGGAGCATATCAAACTGCCCCATTACGTCGATTTCCAGTCTGAGCTGGAACTGATCCGCAAGCTGCGCCGCGAGGCGCAGGACAATATCAGCCAGGAGGCGGCACAATGA
- the phnL gene encoding phosphonate C-P lyase system protein PhnL, which translates to MISIENVSKSFVLHNQGSAEIPVMQGASLQVALGECVSLVGVSGAGKSTLMRMIYGNYLTASGRIMVGDVDVASAAPREIIQLRRRTLGYVSQFLRVVPRVSTLDVVAEPLLATGTERGVAITQAKTLLTRLNIPERLWALSPTTFSGGEQQRVNIARGFAFPYPALLLDEPTASLDPTNRATVLAMIAEAKARGAAIIGIFHDHAARDEICDRQFDVTRFTPGLPA; encoded by the coding sequence ATGATCTCTATTGAAAATGTTTCAAAGTCCTTTGTACTCCACAATCAGGGGTCAGCTGAAATTCCGGTGATGCAAGGCGCCTCGTTGCAAGTTGCTCTGGGTGAGTGCGTGTCGCTGGTCGGGGTTTCTGGTGCGGGAAAATCCACGCTGATGCGGATGATCTATGGCAATTACTTGACCGCGTCTGGCCGGATCATGGTCGGTGATGTCGATGTGGCCAGTGCCGCACCGCGCGAGATTATCCAGCTGCGAAGGCGCACCTTAGGATATGTCAGCCAGTTCCTGCGCGTCGTGCCGCGTGTGTCAACACTGGATGTGGTGGCAGAGCCGCTGCTGGCCACTGGCACAGAGCGGGGCGTGGCAATTACACAGGCTAAAACTCTGCTGACCCGTCTGAACATTCCCGAGCGGCTTTGGGCGTTGAGCCCGACAACTTTTTCGGGTGGTGAACAGCAGCGCGTCAACATCGCGCGAGGCTTTGCCTTTCCCTATCCGGCGCTATTGCTGGATGAACCCACCGCCAGCCTTGACCCCACAAATAGGGCAACGGTACTGGCCATGATTGCGGAGGCTAAGGCGCGCGGTGCCGCGATCATCGGCATATTCCACGATCACGCCGCCCGCGATGAAATCTGTGACCGTCAATTTGATGTGACGCGGTTCACGCCGGGTCTGCCCGCATGA
- the phnC gene encoding phosphonate ABC transporter ATP-binding protein has product MLRFDKVTKTFGGNTAVDAASFTVDKPMMIGIIGRSGAGKSTLLRMLNRLTDASSGVISFDGLDVTALRGAAKRSWQSQCAMIFQQFNLVPRMDVVSNVLHGTLNRRSTVSTMFNLYPDEDIHRAINILERLGIAEHAPKRAEALSGGQQQRVAIARALMQDPRIILADEPIASLDPMNAQVVMQSLRDIHEQDGRTVIANLHTLDTARRYCDRVIGMRDGRIVFDGLPEHLTTATAREIYGADASFSEATTSTQIETTDPAPRVLADVAAQ; this is encoded by the coding sequence ATGCTGCGATTTGATAAAGTCACAAAAACCTTTGGCGGGAATACCGCCGTAGATGCGGCGAGCTTCACAGTCGATAAACCCATGATGATCGGTATTATTGGGCGCTCTGGCGCAGGTAAATCGACGCTTCTGCGGATGCTAAACCGCCTGACGGATGCATCATCTGGTGTGATCTCGTTTGACGGGTTGGACGTGACGGCTTTGCGAGGTGCAGCCAAGCGCAGTTGGCAGTCGCAATGCGCCATGATTTTTCAGCAATTCAACCTCGTGCCCCGCATGGACGTCGTGTCCAATGTCCTGCACGGGACATTGAACAGGCGGTCAACGGTGTCGACCATGTTCAACCTTTATCCTGACGAGGACATCCATCGCGCGATCAACATTCTGGAGCGCCTCGGGATCGCCGAACATGCTCCAAAGCGCGCTGAAGCCTTGTCAGGTGGCCAGCAGCAACGCGTCGCCATTGCGCGGGCTTTGATGCAAGATCCGCGGATCATTTTGGCGGATGAGCCGATTGCCTCTCTTGATCCGATGAATGCGCAGGTTGTCATGCAATCGCTGCGCGATATTCACGAACAGGACGGCCGCACTGTAATTGCCAACCTGCACACGCTGGACACGGCACGGCGCTATTGCGACCGCGTCATTGGCATGCGGGACGGTCGGATCGTGTTTGATGGCTTGCCAGAACACCTGACCACAGCCACGGCTCGCGAGATTTATGGCGCGGATGCTAGCTTTTCGGAGGCAACAACATCAACCCAGATTGAAACGACCGACCCGGCCCCAAGAGTATTGGCCGATGTCGCCGCGCAGTAG
- a CDS encoding chloramphenicol acetyltransferase produces MTRLTADMPFLHPDCEVNDATFGKFVEIGRGTRLAHSYFGDYAYCDRSFDIANATVGKFANIAAFVRIGATDHPMDKASLHHFHYRSGDYFDDAEHDDAWLAHRRTRRAVIGHDTWLGHGAQVRPEVTIGHGAVIAGGAIVTKDVAPYMIVAGIPAVPLRARFTPNIADRFMALAWWDWPHDALRTALEDFRALSAEAFLERYE; encoded by the coding sequence ATGACGCGGCTGACTGCTGACATGCCATTTCTGCATCCTGATTGTGAGGTGAATGATGCGACCTTCGGCAAATTTGTTGAAATTGGACGCGGCACGCGATTGGCACACAGCTATTTCGGCGACTATGCGTATTGCGACCGATCCTTTGACATTGCCAATGCCACCGTGGGCAAATTCGCAAATATTGCCGCCTTCGTGCGGATCGGAGCCACAGATCATCCGATGGACAAAGCCAGCCTGCATCACTTTCACTATCGGTCGGGCGACTACTTTGACGATGCAGAACATGATGACGCTTGGTTAGCCCACAGACGCACGCGGCGCGCGGTCATTGGGCACGACACATGGCTTGGCCACGGTGCGCAAGTCAGGCCAGAGGTAACTATCGGCCATGGCGCTGTCATTGCAGGAGGCGCCATCGTGACCAAGGATGTAGCACCCTATATGATAGTCGCTGGAATCCCCGCGGTCCCGTTGCGGGCGCGCTTTACTCCCAATATTGCAGACCGGTTCATGGCTTTGGCGTGGTGGGACTGGCCTCATGACGCGCTGCGGACTGCGCTTGAGGATTTCCGAGCACTCAGCGCTGAGGCCTTTCTGGAACGCTATGAATGA
- the phnD gene encoding phosphonate ABC transporter substrate-binding protein, giving the protein MKKTITLALLTTTLAGAAMADGHVIDEFRIGILGGENAQDRMNSNECLRSTIEDALGVPTRLFAPADYNGVIQGLLGGTIDLSLMGPSSYAAVYVADETAVTPILVKVNVDGSTGYYSVGFARIDSGVASLEDMQGKVFGFGDPNSTSGYLIPSVEIPDLIGASMDNGDYFGEVKFTGGHEQTIVAVNNGDVDGGVTWTDGQGNWEDGYTFGALRKAVDSGLIDMNDIQEIWRSKLIPGEPVVLRNALPDDVRATVTEIIDTLGETDPECATALAGGEVSGFDPITHDAYTSIVAARLAQSN; this is encoded by the coding sequence ATGAAAAAGACGATCACACTTGCCCTTTTGACGACAACGCTGGCAGGGGCTGCGATGGCTGACGGTCATGTCATTGATGAATTCCGCATCGGTATTCTGGGTGGCGAGAATGCCCAAGACCGCATGAACAGCAACGAGTGTTTGCGCAGCACGATCGAAGACGCCCTCGGCGTGCCGACACGATTGTTTGCTCCTGCAGATTACAACGGTGTTATTCAGGGCCTTTTGGGTGGCACGATTGATCTGTCGCTGATGGGTCCATCGTCCTATGCTGCGGTTTATGTCGCGGATGAAACTGCTGTGACGCCTATCCTTGTGAAGGTGAACGTAGACGGCTCCACCGGTTATTATTCTGTCGGTTTTGCGCGCATCGATAGCGGTGTGGCCTCGCTTGAGGACATGCAGGGCAAGGTGTTTGGATTTGGCGATCCTAATTCGACCTCTGGCTACCTGATCCCCTCTGTTGAGATCCCCGACCTGATCGGTGCGTCCATGGATAACGGTGACTATTTCGGTGAAGTCAAATTCACTGGCGGTCACGAGCAAACAATCGTGGCCGTCAACAACGGTGACGTGGACGGCGGCGTGACGTGGACCGATGGTCAGGGTAACTGGGAAGACGGATATACCTTTGGTGCGCTGCGCAAAGCGGTGGACTCGGGTCTGATCGATATGAATGACATACAAGAAATCTGGCGCTCAAAGCTGATCCCGGGCGAGCCTGTTGTCCTGCGCAACGCCCTGCCTGATGATGTACGTGCGACCGTTACAGAGATCATCGACACGTTGGGCGAGACTGATCCGGAGTGCGCGACCGCGTTGGCCGGTGGAGAAGTCAGCGGGTTCGACCCAATCACTCATGACGCCTACACGTCCATTGTGGCGGCCCGCTTGGCGCAATCAAATTAA
- the phnE gene encoding phosphonate ABC transporter, permease protein PhnE, with translation MITATLHSATVAQFSRKKRITFAVPLVIIAYFAYIFVSFDVAGLSERINVDNARTLVSDSYSYKTHVAQDNRDGSIAISVEGERKGEYPQGTGPDWVSLGDITVVDLGEGHIITFGPQVSYDIPGYGLVTARPDGTGVNAEFPDGDLPDFINASANRVMITTDVGRFTITRARAEVFKYSLGWELFFFTLDSPYYGLGPAELAAKVFSGKASAVWQEFWTNKMWRHGDVFWALFETLLMAFLGTFGAAIVALPLAFLAARNFNPLGSLRFAARRLFDFLRGVDGLIWTIVLSRAFGPGPLTGSLAILLTDTGTFGKLFSEALENVDDKQIEGVASTGAKPVQRYRFGVFPQMMPVLLSQVLYYLESNTRSATIIGAITGGGIGLLLTQAIATQKDWEEVTYYIVLIILLVMAMDTLSGWLRRKLIKGDEGGH, from the coding sequence ATGATAACTGCAACCCTTCATTCTGCGACGGTGGCGCAATTCAGCCGCAAGAAACGTATTACCTTTGCCGTGCCTTTGGTGATCATCGCTTATTTTGCCTATATCTTCGTGTCCTTCGATGTGGCGGGCCTCAGCGAGCGGATCAACGTAGACAATGCCCGTACGCTGGTGTCTGACAGCTACAGTTATAAGACCCATGTTGCGCAAGATAACCGCGACGGGTCGATTGCGATTTCGGTCGAAGGTGAACGCAAAGGGGAATATCCTCAAGGCACCGGACCCGATTGGGTCAGTTTGGGCGATATCACGGTGGTTGATCTGGGCGAAGGTCACATCATCACATTTGGTCCGCAGGTCAGCTACGATATTCCAGGCTACGGACTTGTCACCGCGCGACCCGACGGCACAGGCGTCAATGCGGAGTTCCCCGATGGTGATTTGCCCGACTTCATCAATGCATCCGCAAACCGGGTAATGATCACGACGGATGTGGGGCGGTTTACCATCACCCGCGCGCGTGCCGAAGTGTTCAAATACAGCCTTGGGTGGGAACTCTTCTTTTTCACCCTCGACAGTCCTTACTACGGATTGGGTCCAGCAGAGCTGGCGGCCAAGGTATTCAGCGGAAAAGCGAGTGCAGTCTGGCAAGAGTTCTGGACCAACAAGATGTGGCGACACGGCGACGTGTTTTGGGCGTTGTTTGAAACGCTGCTGATGGCGTTCTTGGGCACGTTTGGTGCGGCGATCGTTGCATTGCCACTGGCCTTCTTAGCGGCGCGTAATTTTAACCCTCTGGGCTCTTTGCGCTTTGCGGCACGGCGTTTGTTCGACTTTCTGCGGGGGGTGGACGGGCTGATCTGGACCATCGTACTCAGCCGCGCCTTTGGCCCCGGCCCGCTGACTGGATCACTTGCAATCTTGCTGACGGATACCGGCACCTTTGGCAAACTGTTCTCCGAGGCGCTTGAGAATGTGGATGACAAGCAAATCGAGGGGGTCGCTTCTACGGGGGCCAAGCCCGTGCAACGTTACCGCTTTGGTGTGTTCCCGCAAATGATGCCGGTCTTGCTGAGCCAAGTCCTGTACTACCTAGAATCCAACACACGCTCCGCCACGATTATCGGCGCGATCACGGGCGGCGGGATCGGCCTGCTGTTGACCCAAGCCATTGCCACCCAGAAGGATTGGGAGGAGGTCACGTATTACATCGTTCTGATTATCCTGCTGGTCATGGCGATGGACACCCTGTCCGGCTGGCTGCGTCGCAAGTTGATCAAAGGCGATGAGGGTGGACACTGA
- the phnK gene encoding phosphonate C-P lyase system protein PhnK, which yields MSPLLQVENIAKFYGARIGCTDVSFDLYPGEVIGIVGESGSGKSTLLNCLAGHLTPDHGAVRFDTRTEGLRDTRAMSEPERRMLGRTDWAFVHQHARDGLRMNVSAGGNVGERLMAVNARHYGDIRAEAIDWLGRVEITEDRIDDRPTAFSGGMQQRLQIARNLVTGPRLVFMDEPTGGLDVSVQARLLDLLRGLVREMNLSAIIVTHDLAVVRLLADRLMVMKDGHVIETGLTDQVLDDPQHAYTQLLVSSVLQV from the coding sequence ATGAGCCCGTTGTTGCAAGTTGAAAACATCGCCAAATTTTATGGGGCAAGGATTGGCTGCACGGATGTGTCGTTTGATCTTTATCCCGGTGAGGTGATTGGGATCGTTGGAGAGTCGGGCTCAGGCAAATCGACTTTGCTGAACTGTCTTGCGGGGCATCTGACGCCGGACCATGGTGCGGTGCGCTTTGACACCCGCACCGAGGGTTTGCGAGATACGCGCGCGATGTCAGAGCCGGAACGCCGGATGCTGGGCCGGACTGATTGGGCCTTTGTGCATCAACATGCCCGCGACGGGCTGCGCATGAATGTCAGCGCTGGTGGCAACGTGGGCGAACGGCTGATGGCAGTGAATGCCCGTCATTATGGCGACATTCGTGCCGAGGCCATCGACTGGTTGGGGCGCGTGGAGATCACCGAGGACCGGATTGATGATCGCCCCACAGCTTTCTCCGGCGGAATGCAGCAACGCCTCCAAATCGCCCGCAATCTGGTGACGGGGCCGCGTTTGGTGTTCATGGATGAACCCACCGGCGGGCTTGATGTGTCAGTTCAGGCGCGACTGCTTGATCTGCTGCGCGGTCTTGTGCGTGAGATGAACCTCAGCGCGATTATCGTCACCCATGACTTGGCTGTTGTGCGCCTTTTGGCGGACCGATTGATGGTCATGAAAGACGGTCACGTGATTGAAACGGGGCTGACGGATCAGGTGCTGGACGATCCACAGCATGCCTATACGCAGCTTCTTGTGTCCTCTGTTTTGCAGGTATGA
- the phnH gene encoding phosphonate C-P lyase system protein PhnH, translating to MQAQVLEGGFADLPVDASHAFRAVMTAMARPGEIAAVSGALPPAPMSVAAGVVVLTLCDHETSIYLGSSHDTPQVRGWITFHTGAPFTNAQNAMFALGLWDALSLPNFPLGTSEYPDRSATVIVERERLSKEGAVLRGPGIKEQAQLSLPETQAFQTNAALFPLGLDFIFTCGDRLAALPRTTKVG from the coding sequence ATGCAGGCTCAAGTCTTAGAAGGTGGTTTTGCTGATCTGCCCGTTGATGCGTCCCACGCATTTCGCGCGGTGATGACAGCCATGGCCCGCCCCGGAGAGATCGCTGCTGTGAGCGGTGCATTGCCGCCAGCGCCCATGAGCGTCGCGGCGGGTGTTGTTGTCCTCACGTTATGTGATCATGAAACGTCGATCTATCTTGGATCCAGCCACGACACGCCGCAAGTGCGCGGCTGGATCACGTTTCACACTGGCGCCCCTTTTACCAACGCGCAGAATGCGATGTTTGCGCTTGGTCTTTGGGACGCATTGTCCTTGCCAAATTTCCCCCTTGGAACTTCCGAATATCCCGACCGCTCTGCCACTGTGATTGTCGAGCGCGAGAGACTTTCCAAAGAGGGCGCTGTTTTGCGCGGGCCGGGGATCAAAGAACAGGCGCAATTGTCGCTGCCCGAAACTCAGGCCTTCCAGACGAACGCGGCCCTGTTCCCGCTTGGACTTGATTTTATCTTTACATGCGGTGACCGCCTCGCGGCACTGCCACGCACAACGAAAGTTGGCTGA
- the phnN gene encoding phosphonate metabolism protein/1,5-bisphosphokinase (PRPP-forming) PhnN, with product MRGRFIAVIGPSGVGKDSVMEALAASDPRFTLARRVITRPSDAGGEAFEGVNEAEFHRRADAEDFALHWPAHGLHYGIPRSVDEVLAQGNDVLANLSRAVLADAMTRFERFEVINLTASRGVLAARLAARGRETPDQISARLDRVALPLPAGLCVHAIDNSCTLEQTVQDIRARLYPVRA from the coding sequence ATGAGGGGGCGCTTTATTGCTGTGATTGGCCCGTCGGGTGTGGGTAAAGACAGCGTGATGGAGGCTCTGGCAGCAAGCGATCCGCGTTTTACTCTGGCGCGCCGCGTCATCACGCGCCCCAGCGATGCGGGTGGAGAGGCGTTTGAGGGCGTGAATGAGGCGGAATTTCATCGCCGCGCGGATGCTGAAGACTTTGCCCTGCACTGGCCCGCGCACGGTCTCCACTACGGTATTCCCCGATCAGTGGATGAGGTCTTGGCGCAAGGCAACGATGTTCTGGCGAACCTATCACGTGCCGTGTTGGCGGACGCAATGACCCGTTTCGAACGGTTCGAGGTGATCAATCTGACCGCGAGTCGTGGTGTTCTTGCTGCGCGCCTTGCAGCCCGAGGTCGTGAAACGCCAGACCAGATTTCGGCCCGCCTTGACCGCGTAGCGCTGCCGTTGCCGGCGGGTCTTTGTGTCCACGCCATCGACAATAGCTGCACACTGGAACAGACGGTGCAAGATATCCGCGCGCGACTTTATCCAGTCAGGGCGTAG
- the phnF gene encoding phosphonate metabolism transcriptional regulator PhnF: MTRRTPIWKAITTSLRSDIAEGLYGQGDKLPTEAVFAARFGVNRHTVRQALGALADEGIVHARRGAGVFVAMTPTDYPIGRRVRFHKNLTDAGRSPAKKVLLLETRTAHASEAEALQLEIGAMVHVYEGLSLAESQPIALFRSVFPAERLPDLLSHLRANPSVTEGLAQSGVADFTRASTRVNAKLATATQALHLRIAEHAPILRTISVNAAPDGSPLEVGRTWFAGDMVTLILSDP; the protein is encoded by the coding sequence ATGACCCGCCGTACCCCGATCTGGAAAGCCATCACCACATCCCTGCGCAGCGACATTGCCGAGGGCCTGTACGGCCAAGGTGACAAGTTGCCGACCGAGGCCGTTTTTGCCGCCCGCTTTGGCGTTAACCGCCACACGGTGCGTCAGGCCTTGGGCGCCTTGGCGGATGAGGGGATCGTTCATGCAAGGCGTGGGGCTGGCGTTTTTGTTGCTATGACTCCGACCGACTATCCCATTGGTCGCCGCGTTCGGTTTCACAAAAACCTTACAGATGCAGGCCGCAGCCCCGCCAAAAAGGTTCTTTTGTTGGAAACGCGTACGGCACATGCATCCGAGGCCGAAGCCCTGCAGCTTGAAATCGGCGCAATGGTTCATGTCTATGAGGGCCTGTCTCTGGCGGAAAGCCAGCCCATTGCATTGTTCCGCAGCGTATTCCCTGCAGAAAGATTGCCGGACCTCCTGAGCCATCTGCGCGCCAACCCTTCTGTGACAGAAGGGTTGGCGCAATCGGGTGTGGCGGATTTTACCCGGGCCTCGACGCGTGTGAACGCAAAGCTTGCGACGGCAACACAGGCGCTTCACCTGCGCATCGCCGAACACGCGCCCATTTTGCGCACCATCAGCGTGAATGCCGCCCCCGATGGCAGCCCCCTTGAGGTTGGTCGTACGTGGTTTGCTGGCGACATGGTTACCCTGATCTTGTCGGACCCCTAG
- a CDS encoding alpha-D-ribose 1-methylphosphonate 5-phosphate C-P-lyase PhnJ, with the protein MSDYNFAYLDEQTKRMIRRAILKGLAIPGYQVPFASREMPMPYGWGTGGVQVSAAVLTPDDTFKVIDQGADDTTNAVSIRRFFQKTAGVAVTEATSEASVIQTRHRIPEADLRDDQILVYQVPIPEPLRFLEPSEVETRKMHALEEYGLMHVKLYEDISQHGDIATAYAYPVKVEGRYVMDPSPIPKFDNPKLEMAGIQLFGAGREQRIYAIPPYTQVVSLDFDDYPFQPTKADHACDLCGAEDSYLDELIVDDAGGRMFMCSDTDYCATRRKQGHVGAQGVPYKEDAA; encoded by the coding sequence ATGAGCGATTACAACTTCGCCTATCTTGACGAGCAAACCAAACGCATGATCCGTCGTGCGATCCTGAAGGGCCTGGCGATCCCCGGCTATCAGGTGCCATTCGCGAGCCGTGAGATGCCGATGCCCTACGGCTGGGGCACGGGTGGCGTGCAGGTTTCGGCTGCTGTGCTGACGCCAGATGATACGTTTAAGGTGATCGACCAAGGGGCCGATGACACGACCAACGCGGTGTCGATCAGGCGGTTCTTTCAAAAGACCGCAGGGGTCGCTGTGACCGAGGCCACTTCAGAGGCTAGCGTGATCCAGACCCGCCACCGCATCCCCGAAGCGGACCTGCGCGATGACCAGATCTTGGTCTATCAGGTGCCGATCCCTGAACCCCTGAGGTTTCTGGAGCCGTCAGAGGTGGAGACCCGCAAGATGCATGCGCTTGAAGAATACGGGCTGATGCATGTGAAGCTGTACGAGGACATCAGCCAGCACGGCGATATCGCCACCGCGTATGCCTATCCAGTCAAGGTTGAAGGGCGCTATGTGATGGACCCTTCACCCATTCCGAAGTTTGACAATCCGAAACTGGAAATGGCGGGCATTCAATTGTTTGGCGCGGGGCGCGAACAGCGCATCTATGCAATCCCACCCTACACGCAGGTCGTCAGCCTCGATTTTGATGACTATCCGTTCCAGCCGACCAAAGCTGATCACGCCTGTGATCTGTGCGGGGCTGAGGACAGCTATCTGGACGAGCTGATCGTGGATGATGCAGGTGGACGCATGTTCATGTGTTCCGACACGGATTACTGCGCGACCCGCCGCAAGCAGGGCCATGTCGGAGCCCAAGGCGTTCCATACAAGGAGGACGCGGCATGA
- the phnG gene encoding phosphonate C-P lyase system protein PhnG — translation MNMMSDPNASRKGRLGLLAKASPKDVARHWAALNMSPDYIVLRSPEIGGVMVRGRAGAVGAAFNLGEMTVTRASIKLSDGAVGHGYVQGRSKDHALQAALVDALMQTEVADSVEAGLLAPLRKAMVASKTMRATKAAATKVDFFTIVRGED, via the coding sequence ATGAATATGATGAGCGACCCAAACGCGTCCCGTAAAGGCAGGCTTGGTCTGTTGGCGAAGGCCTCCCCGAAGGATGTTGCACGCCATTGGGCGGCATTGAATATGAGCCCTGACTACATTGTTCTACGCAGCCCAGAGATTGGCGGCGTCATGGTGCGCGGCCGCGCTGGCGCGGTTGGTGCGGCCTTCAATCTGGGCGAAATGACGGTCACGCGGGCCTCGATCAAACTGTCAGATGGGGCGGTGGGCCACGGTTATGTGCAAGGGCGCAGCAAGGACCACGCCCTGCAGGCCGCATTGGTTGATGCGCTTATGCAGACAGAGGTGGCGGATAGCGTCGAAGCCGGCCTTTTGGCCCCGTTGCGCAAAGCCATGGTCGCAAGCAAGACCATGCGCGCTACCAAAGCCGCGGCCACCAAGGTTGATTTCTTTACAATTGTGCGGGGGGAAGACTGA